GCTCCACCAGGGCGAGACCCCGCCGGTCCTGGCGCAACCGGGTATAACGTTCAATGAATTCCCGCTCGCTCAGGGACAACCAGGCTGCCATCTGACAGATTTCCTCCTCCGTGACCTTGACCTCACCCGGCCACTGGCAACAGGCAGTGCAGCGCTGGCATTCCCAGTAAATGCCCATGTCTGGAATGTGCCACAAAAACGCCCCCACCCCAAGCCCGTGCCCTGCGCACCAGCGGGGTGTGAAATTGACCTCTTGACGCGGTACGGGCGCCGCGCATAAATTGCTGTCGAGGTTTGGGTGGTGATAGTAGCTCAGCCTGGTTAGAGCCCCAGATTGTGGATCTGGTTGTCGCGGGTTCAAATCCCGTCTATCACCCCATTTCCCTTTCATCCCCCCTGGTATGGGGCTTCGATTGTTTCTGGCGCTCAGGTCATGGTTAGCAGGCCGTAATGGCAGAGCATCTCATGCTCGGGTGTGTCTATGCGGCGGCGTGGCCCCGGGGCAGCAATCATCCCACAGCCATCATGGAATCGGAGTGGCTGGTCTTGGAGAGCTGACAGAGCCAGGCTCTCGGAATTGGGTCAACCACGGCCACGCACTGTGCCTAAGTGATTAAAGAAGAGTCTGACTCACCAGCCAAGGCGAGGCTATAAGGCATAGACAGAAGCTTGGTCGCCAGGCGGTTGCCCCCATGGGAGGCTGCCATTTGGAATCTACCAACTGGAAGGCCATGCCGGTTAATTGGGGGCGGTCAGGCGCACTTCCACTCCCCAATCGCCGTCTTCCAAACGGTGCCCCGGCCGCCCGCCCTCATCCTTGCCATTCCAGCCCCATCCATAGACCCGATACACTGTTTCGGATTCCTTGCGCCAGCTCAAAGGTTTGCCGGTCAAACAATCCAACGGCAAGGCAGGCAGATATTGAGGCGCCAGCTCCTCCAATTGATTCGGCAGCCGCCCCTTGGCCAGGCGATATCTTTCCAGGGCACAGGCCACCCACAAGGAATCGCCCATGGCCTGCCAGCGCGCGGCTTTCAGGGCGCCGTTATGAATGGCCGGCAGCAATTGCCGCACCTCGAGGCCATAAGGATTGCCTTCCGCCGCCGCGGCTGAAGTATTCAGCGCCTGCAGCCGTTCCTTGTCCATGCGCCGGGCTGCCACGTTTACAGCGGGGAGAACCTCCTCCTGATAGAGATGCACCAGCTCCACCAGATTGCGGTAATACAATCCGCGCGGCAGGAGTTTCAACGCCCGCTCGCCGGCGGGAGTTAACTCGGCTTCGCCGGTCTGCGCATGCACTTTGCCCTGGCGCAGCAGTTCGGTTTGATGCACGGCAAAGTTGCGTTCACCGCGCAACACCGCAGCAAATTCCCGCAAATACTGCCGCTGCCCCAGGTATTGGGTCAACCAGGCCAGTTGGGCATCATTCCATTGCCGTTGCTTGATTCCCTCCAAAACCGCCTCGCTCAGCATTTGATCCAAGGCCATGCGCAGGAGCAGGGAAACCAGCAGGGGGTCGGCCTGCAGGGTGTCGCTGATAAAAAATCCCAACTGCAATTCTGCAAAGGCTTCTTCCACCTGCCCCAAATGCAGAAAGGACATGACCCGCAATTCCAGCGTGGTGGCCAGGCTGCGGCAACCCACGAGGTGGGGATAGTTCAGTGCGCCGCCCATCTCGTAATTCAGGGGATACCGGCACATGGGCCGCTGCTTCATGGCTTCGCGCAAGGCCTGAATGTCGGCATCATAAATACTGAGCGCCGTGCGCACCACCTGAGCCGGCGGGGAGCCGGCGGGCGCCTGGGGAAATCCGCGATGCCCCTGATAATAGGCCGCCCACCGCGCCAGGAGCGCGCCGGAGCCGTCTCCCCGCACCGGGCCGCTGCCCCCCCGCCGGCGCTCCGGGTCTTCCGCTCCCGGCGCAAAAAACCAGCGCTGCGAGCCATTGGTGCTGCTGACCGCCCCCGGGGTGAACCACCGGGCAATGAGGGGATGCAGCGCAAAATTTTTATCCTCCGGCACCGGTGCCGGCGCCAGAGCTTGCAGCTCAAATTTTTCACCCCGGGCTTCCAACTCGGTTTTGTACTGCTGCCAATGACGCCAACTGCGCCAGCTTTGCCACTGCAGGGAAAAATACCATCCGCCCAGCCCCACCACGAGGACGGCGGTCAGGGCCAGCAAAATCTTGAACCAAAATGACCGTGGGGGCCTGGCCGGACCAGCGGCACCGGCATTGGCAGAGGAAGTTTGTTGCTCCATAAAAATGCGGATGAACCCTGCTCAAGGAACCGGCGGCAGCCCGGCTGCCCATGCGCAACCGCGACGCAATAATTCGCCCACCGCCACATGATTGGTGTAGGCCTGCACATCGTGACCCAGCACCGTGTGAAAGACCCGGCCACGCCCCGGCTCCACCACAAAGGCCATGGGATAATACTTCTGGTCCACCTTGGAACGAGCCTGCGCCAGCACGCGAATGGGGGTATCGCCGGTCAGGCAGGTGTATAATTCGTCCACGGTTTCAAAGGCCTGGAGGCCGCGGGTGATGGGATGCTGCACTTCCGTGATCTCCACGGTGAATTTCCCATGGGGGTCATGCTGCCGTCCGCCCTCCGGCCCAAACCATACCCGCCCCGCAAGCCGCACAAATTCCGGCCATTCCTGATACCATGCCCCGCAGGCGAAATGAGTCATCATCATCCCCTTCCCGCCCGTGACCAGCCGCAGCAAATTCGTCCGCGCCTCCGGCCCGGGGCCATTCGTTTGCCAGTTCTGGAAATGCAGAATCACCACATCCCATGCGACTAATTGCGGGGAGGCCAGTGCGTGGGGATTTTCCACGATGCGCACCTTCAAGCGCCGGTCTTGCTCCAAAAGGTTTTTCAAGGTGGGCGCCGTTTGGCGCCAGAGATGTCCC
This is a stretch of genomic DNA from Fontisphaera persica. It encodes these proteins:
- a CDS encoding ThuA domain-containing protein, whose translation is MQNSIRTWCRRLMVFAAGIMGTAGLLGATPPTLPEPPAEGAKVLLVTGMDYPGHLWRQTAPTLKNLLEQDRRLKVRIVENPHALASPQLVAWDVVILHFQNWQTNGPGPEARTNLLRLVTGGKGMMMTHFACGAWYQEWPEFVRLAGRVWFGPEGGRQHDPHGKFTVEITEVQHPITRGLQAFETVDELYTCLTGDTPIRVLAQARSKVDQKYYPMAFVVEPGRGRVFHTVLGHDVQAYTNHVAVGELLRRGCAWAAGLPPVP